In a single window of the Luteibacter rhizovicinus DSM 16549 genome:
- a CDS encoding TonB-dependent receptor, translated as MSSRIIRQGSLLRHTALAVALAVGLGGTGVVLAQSTSGNIFGTAQPGDTVQITGNTGFNREIPVDASGRYQISNVPVGTYNVDLKRNGAVVDSRKNVSLTVGKGSDVSFAAAATAASAQSLDSVTVTANSLPPVDVSTVDSRTVITSEQLAKLPLARTAESIALLAPGAVGGSGYFKGPTGNSLVSIAGGSVTENAYYINGFNTTDPLSGFGGITLPYGAIDQQEILAGGYGAAYGRSAGGVISQVGKRGTNEWHFGAQILWEPNGAASAPGNDHYVIDSANHSAGDIYKYNQRNKQTVTTESAYVGGPLIKDKLYIFLAAEQERTEATNVKTQDTPTYQDQHTRNPKYYGKLDWNITDSNILEVTGASNKQNYNASQYAFDYNTLQRGAYIGQDTSGSPTLNKTGADLYSAKFTSYITDDLTLTALYGKMKGTYSTDVSSSVNPHITSPSFQNPDLNGGNPITNDNPAATSFAANHKSTNTNLRIDLSYHIGDHTITGGIDNQNIRDKDDGQFTTGPGYAWVYGQTDEGAPIVGEPGASNYVGNPGPGGYFVDKYKFNTTASVRTTQRAQYIEDSWQVNDRWLVKIGLRNDQFTNYDTSGSAYLRLRSPQWAPRLGATWDVNGDSSLKIYANAGRYYLAMPASVALRSAGQSLYTREYFTYTGIDSLGQPTGLTPIQTATGGPISANGEYGLQRDPNTAASRNLKSEYQDEFILGFDKTLGDKWVYGAKATLRKLRNAIDDVGDSDIIRQTLINQGVDPTTIGTIQGSYLFNPGRASQFLVPNTQGGYYQANVTNGDFGFPKLQRNYYGLEMYLEHPFDGKWYGKLDYVYSKSYGNSEGQVRSDINQKDVSATVDWDFPQLMEYSGGELSNSRRHVFKAYGSYQLTDEFMLSGNLSVSSGAPKSCLGQYGADQSDPVGYGDFYHYCYGQPSSPGSMGHTPWLYLFDLSAEYRPMWADKKLAFNITVFNVFNSRETMQIYPQAGTTAGPESNYKATVFQSTPRYARFGITYDF; from the coding sequence ATGAGTTCTCGCATCATCCGGCAGGGTTCGCTCCTGCGTCATACCGCGTTGGCTGTCGCCCTCGCAGTCGGTCTGGGCGGCACGGGCGTCGTTCTCGCTCAGTCCACCAGCGGTAACATCTTCGGTACCGCCCAGCCGGGCGACACCGTTCAGATCACCGGCAACACCGGTTTCAACCGCGAAATCCCGGTTGACGCCTCGGGTCGTTACCAGATCAGCAACGTGCCGGTCGGCACGTATAACGTTGACCTGAAGCGCAACGGCGCCGTCGTCGATTCCCGCAAGAACGTCAGCCTGACGGTCGGCAAGGGTTCGGACGTTTCGTTCGCCGCCGCTGCGACCGCCGCTTCGGCCCAGTCGCTCGACTCGGTCACGGTCACGGCCAACAGCCTGCCGCCGGTCGACGTGTCGACGGTCGATTCGCGCACGGTCATCACCTCCGAGCAGCTCGCCAAGCTCCCGCTCGCCCGCACCGCCGAGTCCATCGCGCTGCTGGCTCCGGGTGCCGTCGGTGGTAGCGGTTACTTCAAGGGTCCGACCGGTAACAGCCTGGTCTCGATCGCTGGCGGCTCGGTCACCGAGAACGCGTATTACATCAACGGCTTCAACACCACCGATCCGCTCAGCGGTTTCGGCGGCATCACCCTGCCTTACGGCGCGATCGACCAGCAGGAAATCCTCGCTGGCGGTTACGGTGCGGCCTATGGTCGTTCGGCCGGCGGCGTGATCAGCCAGGTCGGTAAGCGCGGTACGAACGAATGGCACTTCGGTGCACAGATCCTGTGGGAGCCGAACGGCGCCGCTTCGGCACCGGGTAACGACCACTACGTGATCGATAGCGCCAACCACTCGGCTGGCGACATCTATAAGTACAACCAGCGTAACAAGCAAACGGTCACCACCGAGTCGGCCTACGTCGGCGGCCCGCTGATCAAGGACAAGCTGTACATCTTCCTCGCCGCTGAGCAGGAGCGTACCGAAGCGACCAACGTCAAGACGCAGGACACGCCGACCTACCAGGATCAGCACACCCGCAATCCGAAGTACTACGGCAAGCTCGACTGGAACATCACCGATAGCAATATCCTTGAAGTCACCGGTGCGTCGAACAAGCAGAACTACAACGCTTCGCAGTACGCGTTCGACTACAACACGCTGCAGCGCGGCGCGTACATCGGCCAGGACACGTCGGGTAGCCCGACCCTGAACAAGACGGGTGCGGATCTGTACTCGGCCAAGTTCACCAGCTACATCACGGACGACCTGACCCTGACGGCCCTCTACGGCAAGATGAAGGGTACGTACTCGACGGACGTTTCGTCGTCGGTCAACCCGCACATCACGAGCCCGTCCTTCCAGAATCCGGATCTCAACGGCGGCAACCCGATTACGAACGACAACCCGGCTGCCACGTCGTTCGCGGCGAACCACAAGTCGACCAACACGAACCTGCGCATCGATCTGAGCTACCACATCGGCGATCACACGATCACCGGCGGTATCGATAACCAGAACATCCGCGACAAGGACGACGGCCAGTTCACCACCGGTCCGGGTTATGCCTGGGTCTACGGCCAGACCGATGAAGGCGCGCCGATCGTTGGCGAGCCGGGCGCGAGCAACTATGTCGGCAACCCGGGTCCGGGCGGCTATTTCGTCGACAAGTACAAGTTCAACACCACCGCCTCGGTCCGTACGACTCAGCGCGCTCAGTACATCGAGGATTCCTGGCAGGTCAACGATCGCTGGCTGGTGAAGATCGGCCTGCGCAACGACCAGTTCACCAACTACGACACCAGTGGTTCGGCTTACCTGCGTCTGCGTAGCCCGCAGTGGGCTCCGCGCCTGGGTGCTACCTGGGACGTCAATGGCGATTCCAGCCTGAAGATCTACGCCAACGCGGGTCGTTACTACCTCGCGATGCCGGCGTCGGTCGCCCTGCGTTCGGCGGGTCAGTCGCTCTACACCCGCGAGTACTTCACCTACACGGGTATCGACTCGCTCGGTCAGCCGACCGGCCTGACCCCGATCCAGACCGCCACCGGCGGCCCGATCTCGGCCAACGGCGAGTACGGCCTGCAGCGCGATCCGAACACGGCGGCGTCGCGTAACCTGAAGTCGGAATACCAGGATGAATTCATCCTCGGCTTCGACAAGACCCTGGGCGACAAGTGGGTCTACGGTGCGAAGGCCACGCTGCGCAAGCTGCGTAACGCCATCGATGACGTCGGCGATTCCGACATCATCCGTCAGACCCTGATCAACCAGGGCGTCGATCCGACCACGATCGGTACCATCCAGGGCAGCTACCTGTTCAACCCGGGTCGCGCGTCGCAGTTCCTGGTGCCGAACACGCAGGGCGGCTACTACCAGGCCAACGTGACCAATGGCGACTTCGGTTTCCCGAAGCTGCAGCGTAACTACTACGGCCTCGAGATGTACCTCGAGCATCCGTTCGATGGTAAGTGGTACGGCAAGCTCGACTACGTCTACTCGAAGAGCTACGGCAACTCGGAAGGTCAGGTCCGCTCGGACATCAACCAGAAGGACGTCTCCGCGACGGTCGACTGGGACTTCCCGCAGTTGATGGAATACTCGGGTGGCGAACTGTCGAACAGCCGCCGTCACGTGTTCAAGGCTTACGGCTCCTACCAGCTGACCGACGAGTTCATGCTCTCGGGTAACCTGTCGGTGTCGTCGGGTGCTCCGAAGTCCTGCCTCGGTCAGTACGGCGCAGACCAGTCTGATCCGGTCGGCTACGGTGATTTCTATCACTACTGCTACGGTCAGCCGTCGTCGCCGGGCTCCATGGGTCACACCCCGTGGCTGTACCTGTTCGACCTGAGCGCCGAATACCGTCCGATGTGGGCCGACAAGAAGCTGGCCTTCAACATCACGGTGTTCAACGTGTTCAACAGCCGCGAGACGATGCAGATCTATCCGCAGGCAGGCACCACGGCTGGTCCCGAGTCGAACTACAAGGCGACGGTGTTCCAGTCGACCCCGCGTTACGCTCGCTTCGGTATCACCTACGACTTCTGA
- a CDS encoding RDD family protein, which produces MQVWIGRNGERFGPYTDDEIRQWLRDGTCRPDELGWYDGMVDWRPLGELFPDERPNVADGVPPMPPSPPPFMGVTDVATPEYAGFWLRFGAWVIDYLILIVPFTAISLGMGLSTIATAFLEQMKTDQVAAFQAYAAAMLPITYVLMVIGYVYYTVFEASKWQATPGKMAVGIRVTDTDGQRISLARSAGRNAVRLTNVLRFPVPLPLICYVVAAFTQRKQGVHDLLARTYVLTGRANEAPAPVAAPRNGDSGRFDA; this is translated from the coding sequence ATGCAAGTCTGGATCGGACGCAACGGTGAACGCTTCGGCCCCTACACGGATGACGAGATCCGCCAGTGGCTGCGCGACGGCACCTGCCGTCCCGACGAACTGGGCTGGTACGACGGCATGGTCGACTGGCGCCCGCTGGGCGAGCTGTTCCCCGACGAGCGTCCGAACGTCGCCGACGGCGTGCCGCCCATGCCACCTTCCCCGCCGCCGTTCATGGGTGTCACCGACGTGGCCACGCCCGAGTACGCCGGTTTCTGGCTGCGCTTCGGCGCCTGGGTGATCGACTACCTCATCCTCATCGTGCCGTTCACCGCCATCAGCCTGGGCATGGGACTGAGCACCATCGCGACCGCGTTCCTCGAGCAGATGAAGACCGACCAGGTCGCGGCCTTCCAGGCCTATGCCGCGGCGATGCTGCCGATCACCTACGTGCTGATGGTCATCGGTTACGTCTACTACACCGTCTTCGAGGCCTCGAAGTGGCAGGCCACGCCGGGCAAGATGGCGGTCGGCATCCGCGTCACCGACACGGACGGCCAGCGCATCTCGCTCGCCCGCAGCGCCGGCCGCAATGCCGTGCGCCTGACCAATGTGCTGCGCTTTCCGGTACCACTCCCGCTGATCTGCTACGTGGTCGCCGCCTTCACCCAGCGCAAGCAGGGCGTGCATGACCTGCTGGCCCGCACCTACGTGCTGACCGGTCGCGCGAACGAGGCCCCGGCGCCCGTCGCCGCGCCCCGCAACGGCGACAGCGGCCGCTTCGACGCCTGA
- the mnmG gene encoding tRNA uridine-5-carboxymethylaminomethyl(34) synthesis enzyme MnmG translates to MLHTETYDVIVVGGGHAGTEAALASARAGARTLLLSHNIETIGQMSCNPAIGGIGKGHLVKEIDALGGAMGRAADRAGIQWRTLNASKGPAVRATRCQADRSLYKAAIRLMVETQPNLVLFQQAVDDLLLVDGRVAGVRTQMGLDVHAPAVVLTAGTFLAGKIHIGSAQYAGGRAGDPPATTLAAKLRELPVAAERLKTGTPPRIDSRSIDFSVLEEQPGDDPAPHFSYMGSAAEHPRQVSCWITHTTEATHDLIRGSLDRSPLYSGQIEGVGPRYCPSIEDKVVRFADKTSHQIFVEPEGLDTFEIYPNGISTSLPFDVQYALVRSIPGFERAHITRPGYAIEYDYFDPRGLHPWLETKNIPGLYFAGQINGTTGYEEAGAQGLIAGMNAALAVRGDAPWYPRRDEAYIGVLIDDLTTNGTIEPYRMFTSRAEYRLHLREDNADLRLTPHGYARGIVPEDRFRRFEAKRDAAERETARLRGIWAAPTNALGAAIERSLGIAVSRETHALDLLRRPELNYATLTAVAELGPPVDDAEVATQVEVQAKYSGYLERQRDEIERQRRHESTAIPEGFDYDRVRGLSSEVLLKLKRALPVTIGQASRISGVTPAAISLLLVHLKRRAA, encoded by the coding sequence ATGCTACATACAGAAACCTACGACGTCATCGTGGTCGGTGGCGGACACGCCGGCACCGAAGCCGCCCTCGCTTCGGCGCGTGCCGGTGCCCGTACCCTGCTGCTCAGCCATAACATCGAAACGATCGGGCAGATGAGCTGCAACCCGGCCATCGGTGGTATCGGCAAGGGACATCTGGTCAAGGAGATCGACGCCCTCGGCGGCGCCATGGGGCGTGCGGCGGATCGCGCCGGCATCCAGTGGCGAACGCTCAACGCCTCGAAGGGCCCCGCGGTACGCGCGACGCGCTGCCAGGCCGACCGTTCGCTGTACAAGGCGGCGATCCGCCTCATGGTGGAAACCCAACCCAACCTTGTGCTGTTCCAGCAAGCCGTCGATGACCTCCTCCTCGTCGATGGGCGCGTCGCCGGCGTGCGTACGCAGATGGGCCTCGACGTCCATGCCCCCGCCGTCGTGCTGACGGCAGGCACCTTTCTTGCCGGCAAGATCCACATCGGTTCGGCGCAATACGCGGGCGGTCGTGCCGGCGATCCACCGGCAACGACGCTGGCGGCGAAGCTGCGTGAACTGCCGGTCGCCGCCGAGCGCCTGAAGACGGGCACGCCGCCACGCATCGACAGTCGCAGCATCGATTTCTCGGTGCTCGAGGAGCAGCCCGGCGACGATCCCGCGCCGCACTTCTCCTACATGGGCTCGGCAGCGGAGCATCCGCGCCAGGTGAGCTGCTGGATCACCCACACGACCGAAGCGACGCACGATCTCATCCGCGGCTCGCTCGACCGGTCACCGCTGTACAGCGGGCAGATTGAAGGTGTCGGCCCACGCTACTGCCCGTCGATCGAAGACAAGGTCGTCCGCTTCGCCGACAAGACCTCGCATCAGATCTTCGTCGAACCGGAAGGGCTCGACACCTTCGAGATCTATCCGAACGGCATTTCGACCTCGCTGCCCTTCGATGTGCAGTACGCCCTGGTGAGGTCGATCCCCGGTTTCGAGCGCGCGCACATCACGCGCCCGGGTTACGCGATCGAATACGACTACTTCGATCCGCGCGGCCTGCACCCGTGGCTGGAAACGAAGAATATTCCGGGCCTGTATTTCGCCGGACAGATCAACGGCACCACCGGCTACGAAGAAGCCGGTGCGCAGGGCCTCATCGCCGGAATGAACGCGGCGCTTGCCGTGCGCGGCGACGCGCCATGGTATCCGCGGCGCGACGAGGCCTATATCGGCGTACTCATCGACGACCTGACGACGAACGGGACGATCGAGCCGTATCGCATGTTCACCTCGCGCGCCGAGTACCGTCTGCACCTGCGCGAGGACAACGCCGACCTCCGCCTGACACCGCACGGCTATGCGCGCGGCATCGTTCCGGAGGATCGTTTCCGTCGCTTCGAGGCCAAGCGTGACGCGGCGGAACGCGAGACCGCACGGTTGCGAGGCATCTGGGCGGCGCCGACCAATGCCCTGGGTGCGGCCATCGAGCGTTCGCTCGGCATCGCGGTGAGTCGCGAAACGCACGCGCTCGACCTGCTCCGTCGTCCGGAACTGAATTACGCCACCCTGACCGCCGTCGCCGAACTGGGGCCGCCGGTGGACGACGCCGAGGTCGCCACGCAGGTGGAAGTGCAGGCGAAGTACTCCGGTTACCTGGAGCGCCAGCGCGATGAGATCGAGCGCCAGCGTCGGCACGAGTCCACGGCGATACCCGAAGGCTTCGACTACGACCGCGTGCGCGGGCTTTCCTCTGAGGTATTGCTCAAGCTGAAGCGGGCACTCCCGGTGACGATCGGCCAGGCCTCTCGCATCAGCGGCGTGACGCCAGCGGCGATCTCGCTCTTGCTGGTTCACCTGAAGCGTCGCGCTGCGTAG
- a CDS encoding autotransporter outer membrane beta-barrel domain-containing protein — protein MRIRHLAGAIGAALLFSAGAHADGFQQVVSFGDSLSDSGNVSILSGSPVIARFTTNPGSTAVENIAKHFNLSLTPSLAGGTDYAYGGARATIPNPVPGTGSQIQQYLTANGGKANPNTLYTMWIGANDLLAATANPATAQVVVATAATQEVGQIKALQAAGAKTIVVFNLPDVGKTPAAMSQGAAASAGITQLTQVYNGILSGGLASAQRGIVPIDTYALLNEVIASPGTYGFTNVTVPACTTASSITCTPATLRDPNAASTYLFADGIHPTTAAHALLGQYAISIIEAPQKISLLGEAGLATSEAHTRVLRNQMMADNFGADTRVFASADYGQQRFKSTDTSPKADSDNVNLTLGADAKVNENISVGVALGVASTNADFSGGGGYKMTDIAGSGYAFYHAGGGYIGGFASFGQLSFTDIDRRIDLGAARRTETGKTDGSHVGGGLQGGWWFGSETLKTGPFVSLAFEQLRVFGYNEYGGDSTAMNFGKQIRNSRIETGGWRVQGSWQSGNTVLHPFAEVAYNHDGRADARYVTAGLMSMSGRFDIQGFTPDKTWATADLGLTADFNQTWSAWAAYSGRFGDDTQRNNSLNLGVKMAF, from the coding sequence ATGCGTATTCGCCATCTTGCCGGTGCCATCGGTGCCGCCCTTCTGTTCAGTGCCGGGGCGCACGCCGACGGATTCCAGCAGGTCGTCTCGTTCGGCGACAGCCTGAGCGACAGCGGCAACGTCTCGATCCTGTCCGGCTCGCCGGTGATCGCCCGCTTCACCACCAATCCGGGCTCGACGGCCGTCGAGAACATCGCCAAGCACTTCAATCTGTCGCTGACGCCTTCCCTGGCGGGCGGTACCGACTACGCTTACGGCGGCGCCCGCGCCACGATCCCGAACCCGGTCCCGGGCACCGGCTCGCAGATCCAGCAGTACCTGACCGCCAACGGCGGCAAGGCCAACCCGAACACGCTGTACACCATGTGGATCGGCGCCAACGACCTCCTCGCCGCGACGGCCAACCCGGCGACCGCGCAGGTCGTCGTGGCCACCGCCGCCACCCAGGAAGTCGGCCAGATCAAGGCATTGCAGGCTGCCGGCGCGAAGACCATCGTCGTCTTCAACCTGCCGGACGTGGGCAAGACCCCGGCGGCCATGTCGCAGGGCGCCGCGGCGTCGGCCGGCATCACCCAGCTGACCCAGGTCTACAACGGCATCCTCTCCGGTGGCCTGGCCTCCGCCCAGCGCGGCATCGTGCCGATCGACACCTACGCCCTGCTCAACGAAGTCATCGCCAGCCCGGGCACGTACGGCTTCACCAACGTGACCGTTCCGGCCTGCACCACGGCCAGCTCGATCACCTGTACGCCGGCCACCCTCCGCGATCCGAACGCTGCCTCGACCTACCTGTTCGCCGACGGCATCCACCCGACCACGGCGGCGCACGCGCTGCTCGGCCAGTACGCGATCTCGATCATCGAAGCGCCGCAGAAGATCTCGCTGCTCGGCGAGGCCGGCCTCGCCACCAGCGAAGCCCACACCCGTGTGCTGCGCAACCAGATGATGGCCGACAACTTTGGCGCCGACACCCGCGTGTTCGCCTCGGCCGACTACGGCCAGCAGCGCTTCAAGTCCACCGATACCTCGCCCAAGGCAGACAGCGACAACGTCAACCTGACCCTTGGTGCTGACGCCAAGGTCAACGAAAACATCTCCGTGGGCGTCGCCCTCGGCGTGGCCTCGACCAACGCCGACTTCTCTGGCGGTGGCGGCTATAAGATGACGGACATCGCGGGTTCGGGTTACGCGTTCTATCACGCCGGCGGCGGTTACATCGGCGGCTTTGCCAGCTTCGGCCAGCTGAGCTTCACCGACATCGATCGTCGCATCGACCTCGGCGCCGCGCGCCGCACGGAAACCGGCAAGACCGACGGTTCGCATGTCGGTGGCGGTCTGCAGGGCGGCTGGTGGTTCGGTAGCGAGACGCTGAAGACGGGCCCGTTCGTCAGCCTCGCCTTCGAGCAGCTGCGCGTGTTCGGCTACAACGAGTACGGCGGCGACAGCACGGCGATGAACTTCGGCAAGCAGATCCGCAACTCCCGCATCGAAACCGGTGGCTGGCGCGTGCAGGGTTCCTGGCAGTCGGGCAACACCGTACTGCACCCGTTCGCTGAAGTCGCTTACAACCACGACGGTCGTGCCGACGCCCGCTATGTCACCGCCGGCCTGATGAGCATGAGCGGTCGCTTCGACATCCAGGGCTTCACCCCGGACAAGACCTGGGCCACGGCGGATCTCGGCCTCACCGCCGACTTCAACCAGACCTGGAGCGCCTGGGCTGCCTACAGCGGCCGTTTCGGCGACGACACCCAGCGCAACAACAGCCTCAACCTCGGCGTGAAGATGGCTTTCTGA
- a CDS encoding Tex family protein produces the protein MQSIEQRIAQDIAAKPEQVRAAVELLDGGATVPFIARYRKEVTGGLDDIQLRLLEERLRYLRELEDRRAAILESIVEQGKMTDALKADLLSADTKARLEDLYLPYKPKRRTKAQIAREAGLEPLALGLRDDPTQDPETVAAGFVDAEKGIADTKAALDGARAILMESIAEDAALVGELRDWLWDKGQIRAVVVAGKENEGAKFRDYFDHSEAVSKIPSHRLLALMRARNEGVLEIDLNPGVDADQGHAEGEGRVAARAGIVNRNRAADAWLRETVRLTWRVKLHLHLTLDLFGRVREGAEDEAIRVFGDNLKDLLLAAPAGAKTVMGLDPGIRTGCKLAIVDATGKLLAFDTIYPHEPRNQWDQSVARIAQLSKQHGVNLIAIGNGTASRETDKLAAEVIKKHADLNLSKVVVSEAGASVYSASELASKEFPELDVSIRGAVSIARRLQDPLAELVKIEPKAIGVGQYQHDVNQVKLARALDARVEDCVNAVGVDVNTASAPLLARVAGLSSSVAENVVKHRDANGPFPSRKDLLKVPRLGDKAFEQCAGFLRISAGSNPLDASSVHPEAYPVVERILKQCGREVKQVIGDTSFLRGLKPEDFTDATFGVPTVRDILKELEKPGRDPRPEFVAPSFAEGVEDLKDLAVGMVLEGRVTNVAAFGAFVDIGVHQDGLVHVSALSHTFVKDPRDAVKAGDVVKVKVMEVDLPRKRIALSMRLDDVPGEARSGRPAQGGDAATGGGANRRGGQGGGGGNRSPQPPKPVAAPANSAFADAFNRAQKK, from the coding sequence ATGCAGAGCATCGAACAACGAATTGCCCAGGACATCGCCGCGAAGCCCGAACAGGTGCGCGCGGCGGTCGAACTTCTCGACGGCGGCGCCACGGTGCCGTTCATCGCCCGCTACCGCAAGGAAGTGACCGGCGGTCTTGATGACATTCAGCTGCGGCTGCTCGAAGAGCGCCTGCGCTACCTGCGCGAGCTGGAAGACCGCCGCGCCGCCATCCTCGAGAGCATCGTCGAACAGGGCAAGATGACCGACGCCCTCAAGGCGGACCTCCTCAGCGCCGACACCAAGGCACGCCTGGAGGATCTCTACCTCCCGTACAAGCCCAAGCGCCGCACCAAGGCCCAGATCGCCCGCGAAGCCGGCCTCGAGCCGCTGGCGCTCGGCCTGCGCGACGACCCCACCCAGGATCCGGAAACCGTCGCCGCAGGCTTCGTCGACGCCGAGAAGGGCATCGCCGATACCAAGGCGGCGCTGGACGGCGCGCGCGCCATCCTCATGGAGTCGATCGCGGAAGACGCCGCCCTCGTTGGCGAGCTTCGCGACTGGCTGTGGGACAAGGGTCAGATCCGTGCCGTCGTCGTCGCCGGCAAGGAAAACGAAGGCGCCAAGTTCCGTGACTATTTCGACCACAGCGAAGCCGTGTCGAAGATTCCGTCGCACCGCCTGCTCGCCCTCATGCGCGCGCGCAATGAAGGCGTGCTGGAGATCGACCTCAATCCCGGCGTGGACGCCGACCAGGGCCACGCCGAAGGCGAAGGCCGCGTCGCCGCGCGCGCCGGCATCGTCAACCGCAACCGTGCCGCCGATGCCTGGCTGCGCGAGACCGTGCGCCTGACCTGGCGCGTGAAGCTGCATCTGCACCTCACGCTGGACCTGTTCGGCCGCGTGCGCGAAGGTGCCGAGGACGAAGCCATCCGCGTCTTCGGCGACAACCTGAAAGATCTCCTGCTTGCCGCGCCCGCCGGCGCGAAAACCGTCATGGGCCTGGATCCGGGCATCCGCACCGGCTGCAAGCTCGCGATCGTCGATGCGACGGGCAAGCTGCTCGCCTTCGATACGATCTATCCGCACGAGCCGCGCAACCAGTGGGATCAGTCCGTGGCGCGCATCGCGCAGCTGAGCAAGCAACACGGCGTGAACCTCATCGCGATCGGCAACGGCACGGCCTCGCGCGAGACCGACAAGCTGGCGGCAGAAGTGATCAAGAAGCACGCCGACCTCAACCTGTCCAAGGTCGTCGTCAGCGAAGCCGGCGCGTCGGTGTACTCCGCGTCCGAGCTTGCCTCGAAGGAATTCCCTGAACTCGACGTGTCGATCCGCGGTGCCGTGTCCATTGCGCGCCGCCTGCAGGATCCGCTTGCCGAGCTGGTGAAGATCGAGCCGAAGGCCATCGGCGTCGGCCAGTACCAGCACGACGTGAACCAGGTGAAGCTCGCACGCGCCCTGGATGCCCGCGTCGAGGATTGCGTCAACGCCGTCGGTGTCGACGTCAACACGGCATCGGCACCGCTGCTCGCGCGCGTCGCCGGCCTGTCTTCCAGCGTCGCCGAGAACGTCGTGAAGCATCGCGATGCCAACGGTCCGTTCCCCAGCCGCAAGGACCTGCTCAAGGTGCCTCGCCTCGGCGACAAGGCCTTCGAGCAGTGCGCCGGCTTCCTGCGCATTTCCGCCGGTAGCAACCCACTCGATGCGAGCTCGGTGCATCCCGAGGCCTACCCGGTCGTCGAACGCATCCTCAAGCAGTGCGGCCGTGAAGTGAAGCAGGTGATCGGTGATACCTCGTTCCTGCGTGGCCTCAAGCCGGAAGATTTCACCGACGCGACGTTCGGTGTGCCGACCGTGCGCGACATCCTCAAGGAGCTCGAGAAGCCCGGCCGCGATCCGCGCCCGGAGTTTGTCGCGCCCAGCTTCGCCGAAGGTGTCGAGGACCTGAAGGACCTCGCCGTCGGCATGGTGCTCGAGGGCCGGGTGACCAATGTTGCCGCCTTTGGGGCCTTCGTCGACATCGGCGTCCATCAAGACGGCCTGGTTCACGTGTCCGCGCTGTCGCACACCTTCGTCAAGGATCCGCGCGATGCGGTGAAGGCTGGCGACGTGGTCAAGGTCAAGGTCATGGAAGTGGATCTGCCGCGCAAGCGCATCGCCCTCAGCATGCGTCTCGACGACGTGCCGGGTGAGGCCCGCAGTGGTCGTCCGGCGCAGGGTGGCGATGCCGCGACCGGCGGTGGTGCTAACCGCCGCGGTGGCCAGGGTGGCGGTGGTGGCAATCGTTCGCCGCAGCCGCCCAAGCCGGTCGCCGCACCGGCGAACAGCGCCTTCGCCGACGCCTTCAACCGCGCGCAGAAGAAGTAA
- a CDS encoding YbaY family lipoprotein, translating into MRRIFLSLASVAALALAGCGGSSDNGQQAAGGTPEAPAGPANAVTGSVSLRDAGAQLSPDAKLDLKLIDVSTEGAQPLATKTIAPVTLPVQFQLDFNATDLNPNDMYIVEVSLQDGDRHYSSPLKTPVLTKGAKNVANIQLVGEATPGEKELNGFNSVKKNIGGMKVTQGTALKDGESHGWQIFKKGNDVQFVRELVDYGDKGFTATDYAYKNGKPWVIVQEKKPSKDGKPTSTERAGWNEAGDLVLKENQAGSKTDFLSDDAANDLRKQAEAMYAKAGGNSKK; encoded by the coding sequence ATGCGCAGGATTTTCTTGTCGCTCGCATCCGTGGCCGCACTGGCCCTCGCCGGCTGCGGCGGCTCTTCCGATAACGGCCAGCAGGCCGCGGGTGGCACGCCTGAGGCGCCGGCCGGCCCGGCCAATGCCGTCACCGGCAGCGTTTCCCTGCGTGATGCGGGCGCCCAGCTTTCACCCGATGCCAAGCTCGACCTGAAGCTGATCGACGTCAGCACCGAAGGCGCGCAGCCGCTGGCCACGAAGACGATCGCCCCGGTGACCCTGCCGGTTCAGTTCCAGCTCGACTTCAACGCCACGGACCTCAATCCGAACGACATGTACATTGTCGAGGTGTCGCTGCAGGACGGTGATCGCCACTATTCCTCGCCGCTGAAGACGCCGGTCCTGACCAAGGGCGCGAAGAACGTCGCGAACATCCAGCTGGTCGGCGAAGCGACGCCGGGCGAGAAGGAGCTCAACGGCTTCAACAGCGTCAAGAAGAACATCGGTGGCATGAAGGTCACCCAGGGTACGGCGCTGAAGGACGGCGAGTCCCACGGTTGGCAGATTTTCAAGAAGGGCAACGACGTGCAGTTCGTGCGTGAGCTCGTCGACTACGGCGACAAGGGCTTCACCGCGACCGACTATGCCTACAAGAACGGCAAGCCCTGGGTCATCGTTCAGGAGAAGAAGCCGAGCAAGGACGGTAAGCCGACCTCGACCGAGCGCGCTGGCTGGAACGAGGCCGGCGACCTGGTCCTGAAAGAGAACCAGGCCGGCAGCAAGACCGACTTCCTCTCCGACGACGCCGCCAACGATCTGCGCAAGCAGGCCGAAGCGATGTACGCGAAGGCCGGCGGTAACAGCAAGAAGTAA